The genomic window TAAATTGTTTACAAGTACTAGAATCAGTAGCATNNGAAAAAAAAAGGAGCAATACCAAAAGCATAGaagagaggagaaagagagagcaATAACTGTTCCTTCAATTTCTCATCTATCAAACTATAAAAGATATGAATGTCACATTATTTCTTCCATTAGCAATATCAACATTCCTATTCATCATTATTTCAATCTCATCTGCTTCCAGGGACACACCCCTAACCTATACCAATGGGCAACAACCACAACAACTTGGTATACAAATTTCTTtagcatcttttttttttaattattattattattattatttaaatccACTAAAATATTGTTCAAAATAAACTTGAAATTAGCATGTTGATAATTGATAATTTCATATACATTTCTCATTGTAACTTGATAATTTGTTAGAGTATAAATACAAACATGTACAAGTTTATTTTGAACATTGCAATTACAGAACACTTTCCAATAATGAATAGTTAGTTATTACTTATGTTattgatatgatatgatataatAGGAAAACTAAATGGAAGCATAGATGATGAAGGCAAAAGAAGTTTAGATGAAAAAGTGAATGAGAAAAATGCGAGTAATCTACATATTGTTTCAAAGAAAGGAGGGGGAGGAAGAGGGGGCGGCGGAAGACGAGCAGGAGGAGGTTGGGGCAGCCGAGGACGAGCAGGAGGAGGTAGGGGCGGCGGAGGATGGACATGGATATTCGCAAATTCCGGTGGAAGAAATTGTAGAAATTCAGCTTCTAGATTTTGGATCTTATTACTAATTATATTTGTAATCTTGGATATAACGACGTTGttttttttctattaattatttttgttagtcCCATAATTTTTATagaaagtaatttttaaaaaataatataagattatttttttctctctacATTAATAATAAAAGGATATTTgggtataaattaataaaataataaataaatgagaAGAGTTTTTACGTTTTTATAATAAATAAGATACgttaaataattaataagatATGTGTTCGTcttactctttttatttaaattttttttttcaatgcactcTTGTcttctatttttccttttttttttctttcggaCCAGAGAAATTCTCTCCTTAAATATTGGATCACATAATTTTTTGGCTGTTTATAGTATTCTATAATACGATTAACTTGtctcatatttaaatttttactttaaaatttttttaaatctcaTTTTAATCTTAGCTAGAAATTTGTTTTTAGGGGTGTAGTTCAAGAATCCTAACTCTGCTTAATTCGAAGATgatcctctcaattgttaaaaaaaattaaagaagtaaaatatataatttttaatcttttattattttttttaatattttttcttagttctacttataaaattaataatgagAAATCATACTTTACTCTCTGTAATTTAAACTGGTGTAGCTTGTTTAAGAGACAATCTTATATGCCACTTAGTCTAAGTCTTTTCTacaatttattaatattaaataccAAAAAGACAAAGTCATATTTGTTCCCAAAATAGTCTAGGCCTtctatataatatttttattgggCCTAAGTCCGTTAAATACCAAAATATAACCCACCGTTAATTACTTCAATTTTATAGTAAAATACATGTCCTACCAAGAAAAAGACAGAATTTGTAACTTGCTATCCTCTTGTCTAGCGGGCAAAATCAAAAAATTTTTTGGGAATCCTACAAGAACCAATCGTTCTTTTTTCTCTAACAGTTTCGAACTCTGTCTGTAACTCTCTGTAAGctcgaaaaacaaaaagaagatgtGTACAAACGAGATATCCAGCAACAAGAAGaaggttttttctttttcttatcaagGAATAGATCGCTTTACTTGTATGACTTAGATGTCTCGTATTTCTCGAAAAAGCGATTCGATTGTGGTTTCGGAGGATCCAGCTACAGGAAAATAGGAACGGAGAGCCCCCCTTTCTGCCCGACTCTTTGATCTTAAGAATGCTAGTTTTAAGAACGAGTGATTACCCTTTTCCGACTCAATGGTTTTTTTTATCACAAACTTATTGATTAACAATATAAAATACAACAATTTATTGGTCAAC from Arachis ipaensis cultivar K30076 chromosome B09, Araip1.1, whole genome shotgun sequence includes these protein-coding regions:
- the LOC110267189 gene encoding probable H/ACA ribonucleoprotein complex subunit 1, translated to MNVTLFLPLAISTFLFIIISISSASRDTPLTYTNGQQPQQLGKLNGSIDDEGKRSLDEKVNEKNASNLHIVSKKGGGGRGGGGRRAGGGWGSRGRAGGGRGGGGWTWIFANSGGRNCRNSASRFWILLLIIFVILDITTLFFFY